A window from Vigna angularis cultivar LongXiaoDou No.4 chromosome 7, ASM1680809v1, whole genome shotgun sequence encodes these proteins:
- the LOC108336492 gene encoding uncharacterized protein LOC108336492 codes for MTVSEYTNKFKHLVRFNTMATSAEWQCRKFENGLRSDLKVLISSLCIRSFPAMVERAKVLEKNMAEAEQRKKQQTSRGPILTRPNTTRNITPYARPGQSSGSQAVVVAGQSGQSGAVRCFQCGGPHFKSACPQLVGVKYCTRCRRHGHLENECNMGGRVVMRPPNTGRNQTRGGGRAQAVGRVYAITGAEAASSGTLVTGICLLYGMNCGVLFDSGATHSFISKACVDKLGITESEMQFDLVVSTPAAGEVRTSTMCVRCPIEVEGRRYKVNLIYCGAKELIFPEEYEEELGVTLSQVKEDIMEGASCFLIMTHEDREVADKNFGRSSNKYTRGRTVVDEFPDVFPDEVPGLPPVREVEFTIDLVTTAAPISVQPYRMAPAELVELKKQIEELMDKRFIRPSVSPCGAPVLLVKKKDGSSRLCIDYRQLNKLTIKNKYPLPRIDDLLDQLHGASVFSKIDLRSGYNQIRVKEGDIQKIAFRSRYGHYEYVVMPFGVTNAPAVFMDYMNRIFRPYLDKFVVVFIDDILIYSKSCEEHEEHLRVVLGVLREKELYAKLSKCEFWMKEVQFLGHVVSAGGISVDPAKV; via the exons ATGACCGTTTCTGAATATACGAACAAGTTTAAGCACTTGGTTCGTTTTAATACCATGGCAACCAGTGCAGAATGGCAGTGTAGGAAATTTGAGAATGGTTTGAGGAGCGATCTAAAGGTGTTAATCTCTAGCTTGTGTATCCGTTCGTTTCCTGCAATGGTTGAAAGGGCAAAGGTATTGGAGAAGAACATGGCTGAAGCTGAGCAGCGTAAGAAGCAACAGACTTCCAGGGGACCGATATTAACAAGACCAAATACGACTCGGAATATTACTCCATATGCGCGTCCAGGACAGTCAAGTGGATCGCAAGCAGTGGTAGTCGCTGGACAGTCGGGACAATCAGGGGCAGTAAGATGTTTTCAATGTGGAGGACCCCATTTCAAGTCAGCTTGTCCTCAATTGGTGGGAGTAAAATATTGCACTCGTTGCAGAAGACATGGCCACTTGGAGAACGAATGCAATATGGGTGGACGTGTAGTGATGAGGCCACCCAACACTGGAAGAAATCAAACTAGAGGTGGTGGACGAGCCCAAGCTGTCGGACGTGTGTATGCGATCACTGGTGCAGAAGCAGCGAGCTCAGGTACGCTCGTCACTGGCATATGTTTGTTGTATGGAATGAATTGTGGTGTATTGTTTGACTCGGGGgcgacacactccttcatctcgaaggcgtgcgtcGATAAGCTGGGAATAACTGAGAGTGAGATGCAGTTTGATTTGGTGGTGTCAACACCAGCAGCTGGagaggttaggacgtctaccATGTGCgttagatgtcctattgaggtaGAAGGGCGTAGATATAAGGTGAACCTGATAT attgtggaGCTAAGGAGTTGATTTTTCCTGAGGAATATGAAGAAGAGTTAGGTGTGACGCTCAGTCAAGTTAAGGAAGACATTATGGAGGGCGCGAGTTGTTTCTTGATCATGACTCATGAAGATAGAGAGGTTGCGGATAAGaattttggacgttcgtccaataaGTACActagaggacgaacggttgtggACGAATTCCCGGACGTCTTTCCGGATGAAGTGCCTGGGTTGCCTCCCGTTCGTGAGGTCGAGTTTACCATTGACTTGGTGACAACCGCAGCTCCCATATCCGTTCAACCATACAGAATGGCGCCTGCCGAATTGGTTGAGCTTAAAAAGCAAATTGAAGAATTGATGGACAAAAGGTTCATCCGTCCAAGCGTGTCACCTTGTGGAGCGCCTGTGCtgttagtgaagaagaaggatggcagctctcggttatGCATTGACTATCGTCAATTAAATAAGCTAACCATTAAGAATAAATACCCACTGCCTCGCATTGACGATCTACTGGACCAGTTGCATGGAGCGAGCGTTTTCTCTAAGATAGACTTGAGATCAGGCTATAACCAGATTCGGGTCAAGGAAGGAGACATCCAGAAGATAGCCTTCCGTTCACGTTATGGACATTACGAGTACGTGGTCATGCCGTTCGGTGTGACGAACGCTCCAGCAGTattcatggactatatgaacCGCATCTTCAGGCCGTATTTGGACAAGTTCGTGGTGGTGTTTAttgatgatattctcatctactccaagagTTGTGAAGAGCATGAGGAACACTTAAGGGTGGTACTTGGAGTGTTGAGAGAAAAGGAGCTGTACGCCAAGTTATCTAaatgtgaattctggatgaaggaagtACAGTTCTTGGGTCACGTTGTATCCGCGGGTGGAATTTCAGTTGATCCGGCTAAGGTATGA